A genomic window from Streptomyces sp. NBC_01429 includes:
- a CDS encoding ATP-binding protein produces MPTTLSAEPLRATFRIPKRKKHVPAVRARVRETLAAWGLERLVPDVELVSSELVTNAVVHCRVSFAEVEVTLHVDWGELVLEVSDPDRARLPQLGQYCPEGDEEGGRGLLLVAALSESWGCRELKFGKCVWARFRADRDTAEDST; encoded by the coding sequence ATGCCCACCACCCTTTCCGCGGAGCCGCTTCGCGCCACCTTCCGCATTCCGAAACGCAAGAAGCACGTGCCGGCCGTGCGGGCCCGGGTCAGGGAGACCCTGGCCGCGTGGGGGCTCGAACGGCTCGTCCCGGACGTCGAGTTGGTGTCGTCCGAGCTGGTCACCAACGCTGTCGTCCACTGCCGGGTGAGCTTCGCCGAGGTCGAGGTGACGCTGCACGTGGACTGGGGCGAGCTGGTGTTGGAGGTCTCCGATCCCGACCGTGCGAGGCTGCCGCAGCTCGGCCAGTACTGCCCCGAGGGCGACGAGGAGGGCGGGCGGGGACTGTTGCTGGTCGCCGCGCTGTCCGAGTCCTGGGGGTGCCGGGAGCTGAAGTTCGGGAAGTGCGTGTGGGCACGGTTCCGCGCGGACCGGGACACTGCTGAGGACTCGACGTGA
- a CDS encoding helix-turn-helix domain-containing protein translates to MPAGGKPTVRSRRFGRKMQRHRVGAGFDQAQAAQFIHGSRSKISRMEDGITTARPAEVLLLLDRYGITDETERDHLVWLAKNSGHRGWWLNFPELSDGYRDHISLEDDATFIREWQTVLVPGLLQTPAYAEQTSRVGPNRIPPDVVAQFVKVREGRQAKIEEGGTSYAVIVWEPVVALPLVPDDVHRGQLEHLLGVGKRSNVSIQILPLSAGVAAGITYPFSSFSFDSQPNVEAVAIDNLRGASVLEATDDLTAYASAFDQLRSEALSPDASARLIRRVLRSSKEEAS, encoded by the coding sequence ATGCCCGCAGGTGGAAAGCCGACTGTGCGCAGCAGGCGATTCGGCCGCAAGATGCAGCGGCACAGGGTCGGTGCCGGGTTCGATCAAGCGCAGGCGGCGCAGTTCATCCATGGATCGCGCTCCAAGATCAGCCGCATGGAGGACGGCATCACCACGGCCAGGCCCGCGGAAGTGCTGCTCCTGCTGGACCGGTACGGCATCACGGACGAGACGGAGCGCGACCACCTGGTGTGGCTGGCGAAGAACTCCGGCCACCGGGGCTGGTGGCTCAACTTCCCAGAACTGTCGGACGGTTACCGCGACCACATCTCGCTGGAGGATGACGCGACGTTCATCCGGGAGTGGCAGACGGTATTGGTTCCTGGCCTCTTGCAGACGCCGGCTTACGCAGAGCAGACGTCCAGGGTCGGTCCGAACCGCATTCCGCCGGACGTCGTGGCCCAGTTCGTCAAGGTGCGTGAGGGGCGGCAGGCGAAGATCGAGGAGGGCGGCACCAGTTACGCGGTCATTGTCTGGGAACCCGTTGTGGCGCTCCCGCTCGTTCCTGACGATGTCCATCGGGGGCAACTGGAGCATCTTCTCGGCGTTGGCAAGCGGAGCAACGTATCGATCCAGATCCTTCCGCTGTCTGCGGGAGTTGCGGCGGGCATCACCTACCCGTTCTCCTCGTTCTCTTTCGACAGCCAGCCCAACGTGGAAGCTGTCGCCATTGACAACCTGCGGGGTGCATCGGTCCTTGAGGCAACAGACGATTTGACGGCTTACGCCAGTGCGTTCGACCAACTACGATCGGAAGCTCTGTCACCGGATGCGAGCGCCCGGCTCATCCGGCGTGTACTGCGGAGCAGCAAGGAAGAAGCATCGTGA